From Chthonomonas sp., the proteins below share one genomic window:
- a CDS encoding deoxyribodipyrimidine photo-lyase, translating to MSTALFVFRRDLRLEDNTGLNHALTEHDRVIPVFCIDPRQVEPHAYRSVFGLAFLRESLVELDESLKKVGSKLHVLVGVGEAEIPRLAQLVGAERVVVNRDYTPFARARDAEFDVVDDALLTVPETSVKPDGLPYTVFTPFYKKNSLSEPPRPHPLVNQNLFSVEGAFGIEKVVELMATPGVTPLDKPGRRAGLEILAGLGRLTEYNETRDVPAIEGTSRLSPHHKFGTVSIRESYWAAREQLPPSNRLITEFYWRDFMTCIGFHFPHVFEGNFNPMFDGVEWDDNPEWFEFWREGRTGFPIVDAGMRELAATGFMHNRTRMIVASFLTKDCHIHWREGERHFATLLTDYDPCVNNGSWQWAASTGCDAQPYFRIFNPWLQQVKFDPDAVYIRRWIPELEHVATADIHNPERSQMLFGYPAPMLDHAHEKAITLAKFEAAKSKFDPSKLNVPVALGGAKVGS from the coding sequence ATGTCCACGGCCCTTTTTGTGTTTCGGCGCGACCTCCGCTTGGAGGACAATACGGGGCTGAACCACGCCCTGACCGAGCATGACCGGGTGATCCCCGTGTTCTGCATCGATCCGCGACAGGTAGAGCCGCACGCTTACCGAAGCGTCTTCGGGCTTGCGTTCCTGCGGGAATCACTGGTTGAGCTGGATGAATCGTTAAAGAAAGTTGGCTCTAAGTTGCACGTTTTAGTCGGGGTCGGCGAAGCGGAGATTCCGCGGCTTGCCCAGTTGGTGGGGGCAGAGCGGGTGGTGGTGAACCGTGATTACACGCCGTTTGCGCGGGCTCGCGACGCCGAATTTGACGTGGTGGACGACGCGCTGCTGACCGTGCCGGAGACTTCGGTGAAGCCGGATGGCTTGCCGTACACCGTGTTCACCCCGTTCTACAAGAAGAATTCGCTCTCGGAGCCGCCTCGGCCGCATCCGCTGGTGAACCAAAACCTCTTCTCGGTCGAAGGCGCCTTTGGGATTGAGAAGGTGGTGGAACTCATGGCCACGCCGGGCGTGACGCCGCTCGACAAGCCGGGGCGACGCGCCGGCCTTGAAATTTTGGCTGGCTTGGGTCGGCTCACCGAATACAACGAAACCCGCGACGTGCCCGCGATTGAGGGCACCAGCCGCCTGAGTCCGCATCACAAGTTTGGGACGGTCTCGATTCGCGAGAGCTATTGGGCGGCGCGCGAACAACTGCCGCCGAGCAATCGCCTAATCACCGAGTTCTACTGGCGCGACTTTATGACCTGCATCGGGTTCCACTTTCCGCACGTGTTCGAGGGGAACTTCAACCCGATGTTCGATGGCGTGGAATGGGACGATAATCCCGAGTGGTTCGAGTTTTGGCGCGAGGGTCGCACCGGATTTCCCATTGTGGACGCGGGCATGCGCGAACTGGCCGCCACCGGCTTTATGCACAATCGCACGCGCATGATTGTTGCAAGTTTTCTAACGAAAGATTGCCATATCCATTGGCGCGAAGGCGAGCGGCATTTCGCGACCCTGCTCACGGATTACGACCCGTGTGTGAACAACGGCAGCTGGCAGTGGGCGGCCTCCACCGGCTGCGACGCGCAACCCTACTTCCGCATTTTCAACCCGTGGCTCCAGCAGGTGAAGTTCGATCCCGACGCCGTCTACATTCGGCGCTGGATTCCCGAATTGGAGCACGTAGCGACCGCCGACATTCACAACCCCGAGCGCTCGCAGATGCTCTTTGGCTACCCCGCGCCCATGTTGGACCACGCCCACGAAAAGGCGATCACTTTGGCCAAGTTTGAGGCGGCTAAGAGTAAGTTCGACCCTTCCAAGTTAAACGTCCCTGTCGCTTTAGGCGGCGCGAAAGTAGGATCGTAA
- a CDS encoding glycosyltransferase, with the protein MVASLLILYGFLLVVRVGNALLMPRLNRGGAGAKLVFCVPCRNEAHNLPECLAHLGPHVLVFDDESTDGTADVARALGVQVISPHEALPQGWTGKNRACHELALAALETDAEWVVFLDADTVAGPDFAERLSATLGAAKETVATGFLRMRPGAGWEPVYLAWVFWIVLASNPFFLVHLTRRGHNGFLNGQFVAWRREMLTEHRPYEQVRGEILEDVILGRWLARQRIPVLCLNVASSLSVQMYTNLSDAVPGMLKNSHAIAGRGSLLLALFMLFVAWAWVVDWRVALVAFAALIGWPSRDQGPVAARLLMPLSLTAGAITILLSRRLKRQGRLTWKGRTYS; encoded by the coding sequence ATGGTCGCCTCGCTCCTCATTCTCTACGGCTTTTTGCTGGTCGTGCGCGTGGGGAATGCGCTCCTGATGCCGCGACTGAACAGAGGTGGAGCGGGCGCGAAGTTGGTGTTTTGCGTGCCTTGCCGCAACGAGGCGCACAACCTTCCGGAATGCCTTGCGCACCTCGGTCCGCACGTTTTGGTGTTCGACGACGAAAGCACCGACGGCACTGCCGACGTTGCCCGGGCATTGGGTGTCCAAGTGATTTCGCCCCACGAGGCACTTCCCCAGGGTTGGACCGGCAAGAACCGTGCATGCCACGAGCTTGCTCTGGCCGCGCTAGAAACCGATGCCGAGTGGGTGGTGTTTTTGGACGCCGACACGGTGGCCGGCCCCGACTTCGCCGAACGCTTGTCGGCCACCCTTGGAGCAGCGAAGGAAACCGTCGCGACCGGGTTCTTACGCATGCGTCCGGGGGCGGGGTGGGAGCCGGTGTACCTGGCGTGGGTGTTTTGGATCGTGCTGGCCAGCAACCCATTCTTTCTCGTCCACCTCACCCGGCGCGGCCACAACGGATTCCTCAATGGCCAATTTGTGGCGTGGCGACGCGAGATGCTGACCGAACACCGACCCTACGAGCAGGTGCGCGGCGAGATTCTGGAGGACGTGATTCTCGGGCGGTGGCTCGCCCGGCAGCGCATCCCGGTGCTGTGCCTCAATGTCGCATCAAGTTTATCGGTGCAAATGTATACAAATCTCAGCGATGCCGTTCCGGGCATGCTCAAGAACAGTCACGCCATCGCGGGGCGCGGGAGCCTGTTGCTTGCCCTGTTCATGCTGTTTGTCGCGTGGGCGTGGGTCGTCGATTGGCGTGTCGCGCTGGTCGCGTTCGCCGCATTAATCGGCTGGCCGAGCCGCGATCAAGGCCCCGTCGCGGCGCGCTTGCTCATGCCGCTCAGCCTCACCGCGGGGGCCATTACGATCCTACTTTCGCGCCGCCTAAAGCGACAGGGACGTTTAACTTGGAAGGGTCGAACTTACTCTTAG
- a CDS encoding carotenoid biosynthesis protein, with amino-acid sequence MVDRSNRTLKWYLGLIAFSIGGLILSRVTGLDPGPIAPLSSLLVIVFGVLAVGRAYGRARYLWPILVIGGLSELVGLYTGYPFGTYTYTDQWWPTIPLGESHRFPLILPFAWAMIVGAAGSLAGGRAWLGGLIAALIDLPMEHAMTEVFGYWKWTPPGPLFGAPVLNFFGWWAVGWLALLATKGAEPKPTPAWVLGGFCLLMALAGILAQPDWAWLVLAVYTVFLASWAARLRRTELE; translated from the coding sequence GTGGTTGACCGGTCGAACCGAACCCTAAAATGGTACCTGGGGCTCATCGCGTTCTCCATCGGCGGGCTCATCTTGAGCCGCGTCACCGGACTCGACCCCGGCCCGATCGCGCCCCTCAGCAGCCTCCTGGTCATCGTGTTTGGCGTGCTGGCGGTGGGCCGCGCGTACGGACGTGCGCGCTATCTCTGGCCGATTTTGGTCATCGGTGGACTTAGCGAGTTGGTGGGTTTGTATACCGGATATCCGTTCGGAACTTATACTTATACCGATCAATGGTGGCCGACGATTCCGCTCGGCGAGAGCCACCGGTTTCCTCTGATTCTGCCGTTTGCTTGGGCCATGATCGTCGGTGCGGCCGGGTCGCTCGCGGGCGGACGAGCGTGGCTCGGCGGGCTCATCGCCGCTCTGATTGACCTGCCGATGGAACACGCCATGACCGAGGTGTTTGGCTATTGGAAGTGGACGCCGCCCGGCCCGCTCTTCGGCGCTCCGGTCCTTAATTTTTTCGGCTGGTGGGCGGTGGGCTGGCTGGCCCTGCTCGCGACAAAGGGAGCCGAACCCAAACCCACGCCGGCATGGGTTTTAGGCGGCTTTTGCCTGCTCATGGCACTCGCCGGGATTCTCGCACAACCCGATTGGGCTTGGTTGGTGTTAGCCGTTTACACCGTTTTTCTTGCATCATGGGCGGCGCGCTTGCGTAGAACCGAGTTGGAATGA